One part of the Corynebacterium sp. CNCTC7651 genome encodes these proteins:
- a CDS encoding RidA family protein: MLHSERLKELGIELPAVAKPVAAYVPAVQAGDQVWTSGQLPFANGELAATGKVGAEVSAEDAQGYARQAALNAIAAVDALVGIDNVERVLKVVGFVASDPAFTGQPGVINGASELMQEVFGEAGEHARSAVGVAVLPLDSPVEVELVVELKR; the protein is encoded by the coding sequence ATGCTGCATTCTGAGCGCTTGAAGGAGCTTGGGATTGAGCTTCCTGCCGTCGCAAAGCCGGTAGCTGCATACGTGCCTGCGGTGCAGGCGGGGGACCAGGTGTGGACGTCCGGCCAGCTCCCGTTTGCTAACGGTGAGCTCGCGGCAACCGGCAAGGTTGGTGCGGAGGTCAGCGCGGAGGATGCGCAGGGCTACGCCCGCCAGGCTGCGCTGAACGCGATTGCCGCCGTGGATGCGCTGGTGGGCATTGATAACGTGGAGCGCGTGCTCAAGGTTGTCGGCTTCGTGGCTTCTGATCCGGCGTTCACCGGCCAGCCGGGTGTGATTAACGGCGCGTCCGAGCTGATGCAGGAAGTCTTCGGCGAGGCAGGCGAACACGCCCGTTCCGCTGTTGGCGTTGCGGTGCTGCCGCTGGATTCGCCGGTTGAGGTTGAGCTGGTCGTTGAGCTGAAGCGGTAG
- a CDS encoding DUF4177 domain-containing protein, with product MTKWEYATVPLLSHATKQILDTWGEDGWELVSVVPGPNPDNVVAYMKREAE from the coding sequence ATGACGAAATGGGAATACGCCACTGTGCCGCTGCTCAGCCACGCCACCAAGCAGATCCTTGACACTTGGGGCGAGGACGGCTGGGAACTTGTCAGCGTTGTTCCGGGTCCGAACCCTGATAACGTTGTCGCTTACATGAAGCGGGAGGCGGAGTAA